A region of the Oceanihabitans sp. IOP_32 genome:
AATCGCAACTAATTTTCAAAATTATTAATAGATTATAAACTCAATAAATGAATTAAGATTTTGACCCATCGGAAACAGCTCGTATTTCAAAACAGCTTTTTAGCAGTAAATCTCACCGCAATGTTGGCGATGTCATGGCGTCGTATTATTTTAGAAATAATAAATCAATTCGCCGCATTTTAATACTTTTGCTAAAAAAAATAAACCTATGTCTTTCGAATTATTAAAACCGCAAGTAGAAACTATAATTTCTAACAGTACAAAAACCAAAAACGAACGTTTACAAGCCATTTGCCAATTACTAGAATCTAACATAGACTATTACAACTGGGTTGGTTTTTATTTTGTAAACGGAGACAAACAAGAATTAATTTTAGGCCCTTATGTTGGCGAACCTACAGACCATACAGTTATTCCGTTTGGAAAAGGTATTTGCGGACAAGTTGCTGTAAGTAACAAGAACTTTGTCGTGCCAGATGTTAAGGCTCAAGATAATTATATTGCCTGCAGTCTTACGGTAAAGTCTGAAATTGTAGTACCCATTTTTGTTAACGGTAAAAACGTGGGACAAATAGATATCGACTCGAATACCTTAGACCCTTTTACCGAAAAAGACGAGCGTTTTTTAGAGTTTGTTTGCGAAAAAGTATCGAGCATTTTATAAACTGCAAATTAATAAGTTAACCAACAGTTGTGGTGCTTTACTGCAATACGAACACGATAATATAACGTATTGTAAACCTCGCTTTTTTAAATGCAAAAAATTGACAGTCTTTTTTTAGGGGTTAAAAGCCAAAGTTTTAGCTTAAATAATTACTTTTGCATTTTTTAACACAACATACTAATAATGAGCAACGAAAAAACAATTAAGTCTGCACTAATTTCGGTATTTAACAAAGAGGGATTAGCACCAATTGTAAAAAAACTAAACGCCCAAGGAGTAACCATTTATTCTACTGGTGGCACAGAAAAATTTATTAAAGATTTAGGTGTCGAGGTGATCCCTGTTGAGGATGTGACCTCCTACCCTTCTATTCTAGGCGGTCGTGTAAAAACATTGCATCCTAAAGTTTTTGGAGGCATTTTAAACCGACAAAACCACGATGGCGATGTTGCCGAATTAGCAGAATATGACATTCCACAAATTGATGTTGTTATTGTTGATTTATATCCATTTGAAAAAACAGTTGCTTCTGGAGCAAGCCAACAAGATATTATTGAAAAAATAGATATTGGTGGTATTTCGCTAATTCGAGCAGCGGCTAAAAATTTTGCTGATGTAATTTGTGTATCCTCAGTAGATGATTACGACGAGTTTTTAGAATTGATTTCTGAAAATAATGGTCGTCTTTCTGAAGAAGATAGAAAACGCTTTGCTGGAAAAGCCTTTAATGTTTCGTCGCACTATGATACCGCAATTTTCAACTATTTTAATAAAAACCATAACGAAACGGTTTTAAAAATAAGTGAAACAAAAGGAAAAGTTTTACGCTACGGAGAAAATCCGCATCAAAAAGGTTTTTTTTACGGAGATTTCGATGCCTTATTCACAAAAATACACGGCAAAGAGTTAAGTTATAACAATTTATTAGATGTTGATGCTGCCGTAAATTTAATGAACGAGTTTAAAAATGATGCCCCAACTTTTGCTATTTTAAAACATAATAATGCCTGTGGTCTAGCCCAGCGAAGCACGCTACACCAAGCCTATACCGACGCACTAGCAGGCGATCCTGTGTCTGCTTTTGGAGGTGTTCTAATTAGTAATACAGCAATCGATTTGGAAACGGCAGAAGAGATACACAAACTGTTTTGCGAAGTTGTTATTGCTCCCGCTTTTTCTGATGAGGCTGCAGCCCTATTAAAAGGAAAGAAAAATAGAATTCTTCTGATTTTAAACGATGTCGAATTACCTGAAACCCATATTAGAAGCTGTTTAAATGGCCTGTTGGTGCAAGACAAAGACCACATCACCGATCGTGTTGAAGATTTAAAAAATGTTACAAATCTAAACCCATCGCAAGCCGAATTAGAGGATTTAATTTTCGCTTCAAAAATTTGTAAACACACCAAATCGAATACCATTGTTTTAACAAAAAACAAACAACTATGCGCTAGTGGTACAGGCCAAACCAGCCGTGTTGACGCCTTAAATCAAGCCATACATAAAGCTCAATCATTTAATTTTGATTTAAATGGTGCTGTTATGGCGAGCGATGCCTTTTTTCCATTTCCAGATTGTGTGGAAATTGCTAAAAACGCTGGTATTACTGCGGTAATTCAGCCTGGTGGCTCAATAAAAGATCAATTAAGTATTGATTATTGCAACGAAAACAATGTGGCTATGGTTATGACAGGGACCCGTCATTTTAAGCATTAAACCCGTTATTTAGAAAAATAATCAATAGCTTCATATGCTCTAGTTAAGTCAAGAAACAAGAGTTAATACTGCACTCGAATTTAAAATCGAGTGCAGTATTACAATGTTAAAAACCTTTCGTTTGTCATCAAGACTGCGTTAAACCTGTATTTTAATCTAACTCTAGAGCATAAATACATCAAATAAAATCGATAAAAAGCCAATATTAAGTTAATACTTGTTTTTCAATGGTATTTGACCACCATTAAAACCCAATATATTTATTTACTTTTATTACTTTTACGAAATTACTTTAACACCCCCTTAAAAGATTTAAAATACATGGGCTTTTTTGACTTCTTAACCGAAGAAATCGCAATAGATTTAGGTACTGCAAATACACTAATTATTCACAACGACAAAGTTGTAGTAGATTCGCCATCAATAGTAGCGCGCGATAGGGTTTCTGGAAAAATAATCGCCGTTGGGCAGCAAGCGAGTTTAATGCAAGGTAAAACTCATGAAAACATCAAAACAATTCGCCCTTTAAAAGATGGCGTTATTGCAGATTTTGATGCTTCAGAGCAAATGATTAGCATGTTTATTAAAAACATTCCTGCCTTAAAAAAGAAATTTTTTACTCCCGCATTACGCATGGTTATCTGTATCCCATCAGGCATTACAGAAGTAGAAATGCGTGCCGTAAAAGAAAGTGCAGAACGCGTTAATGGCAAAGAGGTATATCTAATTCACGAGCCTATGGCCGCAGCCATAGGAATTGGTGTAGATATTATGCAACCTAAAGGAAACATGATTGTAGATATAGGTGGTGGTACTACCGAAATCGCTGTACTTGCCTTAGGTGGTATTGTTTGCGATAAATCGGTTAAAATCGCTGGCGATGTATTTACAAATGATATTGTTTACTATATGCGCACCCAGCACAATTTATATGTGGGAGAACGTACTGCTGAAAAAATAAAAATACAAATTGGCGCTGCGACAGAAGACTTAGAATTACCTCCAGAAGATATGAGCGTGCAAGGGCGTGACTTACTCACAGGTAAACCTAAACAAGTATCGATATCTTATAGAGAAATCGCAAAAGCACTAGATAAATCTATATTGCGCATTGAAGATGCCGTTATGGAAACTTTATCGCAAACCCCTCCAGAGTTGGCTGCCGACATTTACAATACTGGTATATATTTAGCAGGTGGTGGATCTATGCTACGTGGTTTAGACAAGCGTTTATCTCAAAAAACAGACCTTCCTGTTTATATCGCAGAAGACCCCTTACGTGCTGTTGTTAGAGGAACAGGGATCACCCTTAAAAACTTAGGAAAATTTAAAAGCATTCTGATAAAATAAAAGCTAAAAACAGTTCCTAAATCATGCAACAGATTATAAATTTTATAATTAGACA
Encoded here:
- a CDS encoding GAF domain-containing protein; this encodes MSFELLKPQVETIISNSTKTKNERLQAICQLLESNIDYYNWVGFYFVNGDKQELILGPYVGEPTDHTVIPFGKGICGQVAVSNKNFVVPDVKAQDNYIACSLTVKSEIVVPIFVNGKNVGQIDIDSNTLDPFTEKDERFLEFVCEKVSSIL
- the purH gene encoding bifunctional phosphoribosylaminoimidazolecarboxamide formyltransferase/IMP cyclohydrolase, producing the protein MSNEKTIKSALISVFNKEGLAPIVKKLNAQGVTIYSTGGTEKFIKDLGVEVIPVEDVTSYPSILGGRVKTLHPKVFGGILNRQNHDGDVAELAEYDIPQIDVVIVDLYPFEKTVASGASQQDIIEKIDIGGISLIRAAAKNFADVICVSSVDDYDEFLELISENNGRLSEEDRKRFAGKAFNVSSHYDTAIFNYFNKNHNETVLKISETKGKVLRYGENPHQKGFFYGDFDALFTKIHGKELSYNNLLDVDAAVNLMNEFKNDAPTFAILKHNNACGLAQRSTLHQAYTDALAGDPVSAFGGVLISNTAIDLETAEEIHKLFCEVVIAPAFSDEAAALLKGKKNRILLILNDVELPETHIRSCLNGLLVQDKDHITDRVEDLKNVTNLNPSQAELEDLIFASKICKHTKSNTIVLTKNKQLCASGTGQTSRVDALNQAIHKAQSFNFDLNGAVMASDAFFPFPDCVEIAKNAGITAVIQPGGSIKDQLSIDYCNENNVAMVMTGTRHFKH
- a CDS encoding rod shape-determining protein, with protein sequence MGFFDFLTEEIAIDLGTANTLIIHNDKVVVDSPSIVARDRVSGKIIAVGQQASLMQGKTHENIKTIRPLKDGVIADFDASEQMISMFIKNIPALKKKFFTPALRMVICIPSGITEVEMRAVKESAERVNGKEVYLIHEPMAAAIGIGVDIMQPKGNMIVDIGGGTTEIAVLALGGIVCDKSVKIAGDVFTNDIVYYMRTQHNLYVGERTAEKIKIQIGAATEDLELPPEDMSVQGRDLLTGKPKQVSISYREIAKALDKSILRIEDAVMETLSQTPPELAADIYNTGIYLAGGGSMLRGLDKRLSQKTDLPVYIAEDPLRAVVRGTGITLKNLGKFKSILIK